From Candidatus Eisenbacteria bacterium, a single genomic window includes:
- a CDS encoding metallophosphoesterase family protein yields MDKLGPGPFVLSLVLLFSTVLLTTPALGQATLVPAGSIWKYLDDGTDQGSAWREPALNDSAWPSGRAQLGYGEGDEATVIGYGPDSRRKHVTTYLRHSFSVSDPSQYRGLKLKVLRDDGAVIYLNNSEIARSNMPSGTVSRLTPASSNVSGADEDTFHDFFVGPDRLVAGTNVLAVEIHQSSRTSSDASFDLELWATGVMRKSPYLIYEGDNTEMKVLWQLNSAGASTIAWGADTFYSAGSAQTSEYGSDHQHVYTITNLTPCARYYYRVVADTNTFRGSFRAAPPADAGRTKFIVYGDSRSYPEDHDWVAGSIVSTCVADSDFQSVIVSVGDLVNNGDQETDWDTELFDADYSQIREMFGTMPYQSVMGNHEQSGLLFSKYFPYPFVNDRYWSFDYGPAHFVMLDQYSDYGPGSPQLDWIESDLASTDKPWKFVCMHEPGWSAGPHANNVIVQDYIQPLCEKYGVAVLFAGHNHYYARAEVNGVEHITAGGGGAPLYPPDTAYPHVVTGTRALHYCKVEIDGDSLELTVAKPGGKVIDHFTLTRTLNGDKPVPYSPRGSR; encoded by the coding sequence ATGGACAAACTAGGCCCTGGGCCCTTCGTCTTGAGCTTGGTCCTGCTTTTCTCGACAGTCCTCCTCACCACGCCCGCGCTTGGACAGGCAACGCTTGTTCCGGCCGGTTCGATCTGGAAGTATCTTGACGACGGCACCGATCAGGGCTCCGCATGGCGGGAGCCGGCCTTGAACGACAGTGCCTGGCCCTCGGGGCGCGCCCAACTGGGATACGGCGAAGGTGATGAGGCGACGGTCATCGGTTATGGGCCAGACTCACGCAGGAAGCACGTAACAACGTATCTCAGGCACAGCTTCAGTGTCTCCGACCCTTCACAGTACCGTGGTCTAAAACTGAAGGTGCTTCGAGACGACGGCGCGGTCATCTATCTCAACAATAGCGAGATAGCGCGGTCAAACATGCCTTCCGGGACAGTGAGTCGCCTCACGCCGGCCTCGTCAAATGTGTCTGGGGCGGACGAAGACACGTTCCATGATTTCTTCGTAGGTCCCGACCGGCTTGTCGCCGGCACGAACGTTCTGGCCGTAGAAATCCATCAATCAAGTAGGACGAGCTCCGACGCCAGCTTCGATCTTGAGCTCTGGGCGACGGGTGTGATGCGCAAGTCGCCGTACCTGATATACGAAGGCGACAACACCGAGATGAAGGTATTGTGGCAATTGAATTCGGCTGGCGCCAGCACGATAGCGTGGGGTGCCGACACGTTCTATTCCGCAGGAAGTGCGCAAACCTCGGAGTACGGGAGCGATCACCAACACGTCTACACAATCACGAACCTGACGCCGTGCGCCAGGTACTACTACAGGGTTGTGGCTGACACGAACACCTTCAGGGGATCATTCCGTGCCGCTCCGCCCGCGGACGCCGGCCGCACCAAGTTCATCGTCTACGGAGATTCCCGTTCGTATCCCGAAGATCATGACTGGGTGGCCGGTTCGATCGTGTCCACGTGTGTCGCAGATTCCGACTTCCAGTCGGTGATCGTGTCGGTGGGCGACTTGGTCAACAATGGCGACCAAGAGACGGACTGGGACACGGAGCTCTTTGACGCCGACTATTCCCAGATTCGTGAAATGTTTGGCACCATGCCTTACCAGTCGGTCATGGGTAATCACGAGCAATCGGGCCTATTGTTTTCAAAGTACTTTCCCTATCCGTTTGTCAACGACAGATACTGGTCCTTTGACTACGGTCCCGCGCATTTTGTTATGTTGGATCAATACAGCGACTACGGTCCGGGCTCGCCTCAGCTTGACTGGATCGAGAGCGATCTGGCCTCAACCGATAAGCCCTGGAAATTTGTTTGCATGCACGAACCGGGGTGGTCCGCCGGCCCGCACGCAAACAATGTGATTGTTCAGGACTACATACAGCCCCTGTGTGAGAAATACGGTGTTGCCGTCTTGTTCGCGGGGCACAATCACTATTATGCTCGTGCCGAGGTGAACGGCGTCGAGCACATAACCGCTGGTGGAGGAGGCGCGCCTCTATACCCGCCGGACACCGCTTATCCGCACGTTGTCACAGGGACCAGGGCCCTCCATTACTGCAAGGTAGAAATTGACGGTGACTCACTTGAGCTGACCGTGGCGAAGCCCGGTGGAAAGGTGATTGACCATTTCACGTTGACACGCACTTTGAACGGAGATAAACCCGTCCCTTACTCTCCCCGAGGTTCTCGGTAA
- a CDS encoding 4-hydroxybutyrate CoA-transferase — MTWLDGYKKKISSLEEAVSVVQSKNKIYVSGNAATPLTIIKALAGRRDELHGVEVTHVLLLGDDPLSKPEMEGHFRHNSLFVGPADRKAIGEGRADYIPIFLYEIPGLFYSDIIDLDVAFLHLSPPDSFGYMSFGVECLASKAAAECAKIVVAEVNDKMPRTLGNSFIHISQVDKVVEISRELPELVMKDLTEVEEKIGGNIANLVEDGSTIQLGIGGIPNAALKAMYDRKDLGIHTEMVSDGIVDAMERGVVTGAKKTLHPNKAVATFLWGSKKVYEFAHDNPAFEVHPVDYTNHPSVVAKNDRMVAINSAIEVDLTGQVCSDSIGTRIYSGFGGQVDFIRGAAQSRGGKPIIALPATTKDGGTSKIVPYLKQGGGVVTTRADVHYVVTEYGVAYLHGKNLRQRAKALIEIAAPKFRQDLEREAMKRKLI; from the coding sequence ATGACATGGCTTGACGGTTACAAGAAAAAGATCTCATCTTTGGAAGAGGCGGTGTCAGTTGTACAGAGCAAGAACAAGATTTACGTGAGCGGCAACGCCGCTACGCCTCTCACGATCATAAAGGCGCTCGCGGGGCGGCGCGACGAGCTTCATGGCGTCGAAGTGACGCACGTGCTTCTCCTGGGAGACGACCCACTTTCGAAGCCCGAAATGGAAGGGCATTTCAGACACAACTCGCTTTTCGTGGGACCCGCCGACAGAAAGGCGATCGGCGAAGGCCGGGCCGACTACATTCCGATATTCCTTTATGAAATACCGGGCCTCTTCTATTCCGACATCATAGATCTTGACGTGGCTTTTTTGCATCTTTCGCCGCCCGACAGTTTTGGATACATGAGCTTCGGCGTCGAGTGTCTGGCCTCAAAGGCCGCAGCCGAATGTGCAAAGATCGTCGTGGCCGAGGTGAACGACAAGATGCCCAGGACGCTGGGCAATTCCTTCATCCACATATCTCAGGTGGACAAGGTGGTCGAGATTTCCAGGGAACTGCCGGAACTCGTGATGAAGGACCTTACGGAAGTGGAAGAGAAGATCGGCGGAAACATTGCGAATCTGGTGGAGGACGGCTCCACAATTCAGTTGGGCATAGGCGGCATACCGAACGCGGCCTTAAAGGCCATGTACGACCGCAAGGATCTGGGAATACACACCGAGATGGTTTCGGACGGGATAGTAGACGCGATGGAGAGGGGTGTTGTCACGGGAGCCAAGAAGACCCTTCATCCCAACAAGGCCGTCGCGACGTTCCTCTGGGGATCAAAGAAGGTGTACGAGTTCGCTCACGACAACCCGGCGTTTGAGGTTCACCCCGTCGACTACACGAACCATCCTTCGGTCGTGGCCAAGAACGATAGGATGGTGGCCATAAACTCGGCAATAGAGGTTGACCTCACCGGCCAGGTGTGCTCAGATTCGATCGGCACTCGGATATACTCCGGTTTCGGGGGTCAGGTTGATTTCATAAGGGGCGCGGCGCAGTCAAGGGGCGGAAAGCCCATCATCGCCTTGCCGGCAACGACGAAGGACGGCGGAACTTCGAAGATCGTCCCTTATCTCAAGCAAGGCGGCGGCGTGGTGACCACCAGAGCGGACGTTCATTACGTCGTGACGGAGTACGGTGTGGCTTATCTTCACGGCAAGAACTTGCGACAACGTGCCAAAGCACTGATCGAAATCGCCGCTCCCAAGTTCAGACAAGATCTGGAGAGGGAAGCGATGAAGAGAAAGTTGATATAG
- a CDS encoding response regulator translates to MAQKVTILVVDDELPVCKSISSALTTEQYTVDMALSAEEALRKEEESRYDVVITDLMMPGLSGMDLLRRLKEKAPDVKIIMITGYPSIKSAVLSIKLGAFDYIPKPFTPSELRALVARALESKRYHEEESTEKGTPGSRRRTKVALPDNTYCIPENSWARTEQDGNVRAGVHHVFLRTIENIASIDLPKKDEMRYQGEVCFRVTDSHAHVHKVWTPVSGKVVAVNEALRKDYSKLMEDPYGEGWVLVLKPTCLEEDLNNLTSLRSE, encoded by the coding sequence ATGGCACAGAAAGTAACAATCCTGGTCGTGGACGACGAGCTCCCTGTCTGCAAGAGCATATCCAGTGCGCTGACCACTGAACAGTACACCGTAGACATGGCGCTCAGCGCAGAAGAAGCTCTCAGAAAAGAGGAGGAATCCCGGTACGACGTGGTCATCACAGATTTGATGATGCCGGGGCTCTCAGGAATGGACCTCTTGAGACGGCTCAAAGAGAAGGCGCCGGATGTCAAGATTATCATGATTACCGGATATCCCTCCATCAAGTCCGCGGTCCTGTCCATAAAGCTGGGCGCTTTCGACTACATCCCCAAGCCGTTCACCCCTTCCGAATTGCGCGCGCTCGTAGCGAGAGCTCTGGAGAGCAAGCGCTATCACGAGGAGGAAAGCACGGAAAAGGGTACGCCAGGTTCGAGACGCAGAACGAAAGTGGCCCTGCCCGACAACACCTACTGCATTCCAGAGAACTCGTGGGCTCGGACGGAACAGGACGGCAACGTGCGGGCGGGGGTGCACCACGTTTTCCTGCGGACTATCGAGAACATCGCCTCCATCGATCTTCCCAAGAAGGACGAAATGAGGTACCAGGGAGAGGTCTGCTTCAGAGTCACAGACTCGCACGCTCATGTACACAAGGTGTGGACGCCGGTAAGCGGCAAGGTCGTCGCAGTGAATGAGGCTCTCAGGAAGGATTATTCGAAGCTGATGGAGGATCCTTACGGCGAGGGATGGGTGCTCGTGCTGAAGCCGACGTGTCTGGAGGAGGATCTGAATAATCTCACCTCGTTGAGAAGCGAGTGA
- a CDS encoding GNAT family N-acetyltransferase, translating into MAVIRPVPFVRRKLHEVAQLTQRIKEGYEEGGTGRLTQAFVNRVTKFVSLYLYSRKKARLLEWSLTGPVPEVDPPGIGIEIRDLREEEIPCFKDIVRAKKLELFRERLAEGKICLVAWHEGEVAWFGWVAMGPEYEPIFRVMLNLKEDEGYLLDAFTNPKYRGKNLHTYMSARRLERLQRMGARRAFGIAAVENLPSRKAHGKGGCVETREVSCINILGIRFHLWKDLPEKELKSGQP; encoded by the coding sequence GTGGCCGTTATTCGGCCCGTGCCTTTCGTAAGAAGGAAGCTGCACGAAGTGGCTCAGTTGACGCAGAGAATAAAAGAAGGCTATGAGGAGGGAGGGACGGGACGGCTTACGCAAGCTTTTGTCAACAGGGTGACGAAGTTCGTCTCACTCTACCTTTACTCTCGCAAGAAAGCGCGACTCCTCGAGTGGTCCCTGACCGGGCCCGTACCTGAGGTCGATCCGCCTGGGATCGGCATAGAGATAAGAGACCTCCGGGAAGAAGAGATACCTTGCTTCAAGGACATTGTCAGGGCGAAGAAACTCGAGCTTTTCCGAGAGAGACTCGCCGAGGGCAAGATATGCCTTGTGGCATGGCACGAAGGTGAAGTCGCCTGGTTCGGTTGGGTTGCCATGGGTCCTGAATACGAACCCATCTTTCGTGTCATGCTCAATCTGAAGGAAGACGAAGGATACCTTCTCGACGCATTCACGAATCCCAAGTACAGAGGGAAGAACCTTCACACTTACATGTCGGCGAGACGGCTTGAGCGTCTCCAGAGAATGGGAGCAAGAAGGGCCTTCGGCATTGCAGCCGTAGAAAACCTGCCCTCACGAAAAGCCCACGGGAAGGGTGGTTGCGTGGAAACCAGAGAGGTTTCCTGCATCAACATTCTGGGCATAAGGTTCCATTTGTGGAAAGACTTACCGGAGAAAGAGCTGAAGAGTGGCCAGCCTTGA
- a CDS encoding oligosaccharide flippase family protein, giving the protein MFNELKRLLKQSAIYGVGSIVSPFIGFIMLPVYSRFLTPYEYGTLAVASVTITFLSSLVSLGISSGLIRFYFVYSEKKDRDEVIVSSLVFSFLSSVVFVAVLWPFSAQISGALFDFEKGDLYVKYVLLIAAIDTWITNCLAVLRAEERPAIYSVITVLRLMLMLSLNIVFVVVLDRKIQGVLEAQALSGILSYIGALLIAVRKKTFSFSWKKTREVLSFGLPLVPGNVASVVITLSDRFFLKRFATMEQVGLYSIGSKVSTAMRIAIVEPFRMAWPPYMFSVVEKPDAKEIYKKVLVYFTFVTVWVGLFLSMFAKEALMILATPAYYPGYRVVPLLVLSSVLVGMCAILVAGIQISNKTKYASYSFMIAAGVNLVMNFMLVPRLGMMGAAISSVTTYGILNLLYFIVSQRFYYIAHEFRRIVLLFVTGIAVYVLGVVVTRDRGLAVSIAVKLALVLLYPALLHLLRFFTKEERAKMREILKELLKKLPAF; this is encoded by the coding sequence ATGTTCAACGAACTCAAGCGACTTCTGAAACAATCAGCAATCTACGGCGTGGGCAGCATAGTGAGCCCGTTTATCGGCTTCATTATGCTGCCCGTGTATTCGCGCTTTCTGACGCCCTACGAGTACGGGACTCTTGCGGTAGCGTCGGTCACGATCACCTTTCTTTCTTCTCTCGTCTCTCTCGGAATAAGCTCGGGACTCATACGATTCTATTTCGTTTACAGTGAGAAGAAGGACAGGGATGAAGTCATAGTTTCTTCTCTCGTTTTCTCCTTTCTTTCATCCGTCGTTTTTGTCGCCGTTCTCTGGCCTTTCTCCGCTCAAATCTCCGGAGCTCTATTCGACTTTGAGAAAGGAGATCTCTACGTCAAGTATGTCCTGCTGATAGCGGCGATAGACACCTGGATCACCAACTGCCTTGCCGTCCTGAGGGCAGAGGAGAGGCCTGCGATCTATTCGGTGATTACGGTCCTGAGATTGATGCTCATGCTTTCTCTCAACATAGTCTTTGTCGTCGTCCTTGACAGGAAGATCCAGGGAGTTCTCGAGGCCCAGGCGCTGAGCGGCATACTGAGCTACATTGGGGCTCTACTGATTGCAGTTAGAAAGAAAACCTTCTCGTTCTCGTGGAAAAAGACCAGGGAAGTGCTCAGTTTCGGCCTTCCTCTCGTCCCCGGAAACGTGGCGTCCGTCGTAATTACACTCTCCGACAGATTTTTTCTCAAACGCTTCGCGACGATGGAGCAAGTGGGACTCTATTCGATCGGTTCCAAGGTATCCACTGCAATGAGGATAGCGATTGTGGAACCGTTCAGGATGGCATGGCCTCCGTACATGTTTTCAGTGGTTGAGAAGCCCGATGCGAAGGAAATATACAAGAAGGTCTTGGTCTATTTCACGTTTGTCACTGTCTGGGTGGGTCTCTTCCTGTCCATGTTCGCAAAAGAGGCTTTGATGATTCTGGCTACGCCGGCCTATTATCCGGGATACCGGGTCGTGCCCCTGCTGGTCTTATCCTCCGTACTCGTTGGAATGTGTGCGATTCTCGTGGCCGGTATCCAGATTTCCAATAAAACGAAGTACGCGTCGTACAGTTTCATGATCGCGGCAGGTGTTAACCTGGTCATGAATTTTATGCTCGTTCCAAGGCTTGGAATGATGGGTGCCGCAATATCGAGCGTAACGACCTACGGGATCCTCAACCTGCTCTATTTCATCGTCTCCCAGAGGTTCTATTATATTGCGCATGAGTTTCGACGAATCGTTCTCTTGTTTGTCACGGGCATCGCCGTATATGTCCTGGGCGTTGTCGTCACAAGAGACAGAGGTCTTGCCGTGAGCATCGCCGTGAAGCTGGCTCTCGTTCTTTTGTATCCGGCCCTGCTCCATCTGTTGAGATTCTTCACCAAAGAAGAACGGGCGAAGATGAGAGAGATTCTGAAGGAGCTTCTGAAGAAGCTGCCGGCGTTCTAG
- a CDS encoding cache domain-containing protein, with the protein MREKLTISFVLVIIINGIVTSWVGVHLMGDEIIRRAQNNVRTDLNSAREVYRERLGEIRDVVRFTAVRSFLKDSLVGTNWELTKTELEAIRKNESLDVLTLADKDGVVLLRARHPDNLGDNQMHNPIVAAALSTRKVVASTEILSVRQLREEGDDLAKQARVRLVATPMTEPTQERVETSGMMLEAAAPIFDDAGALLGVLYAGKLLNKNYEIVDKVKDMVYKGEKYKGKDTGTATIFQGDLRISTNVRKTAGERAIGTRVSKEVYDEVIKKGVPWIGRAFVVNGWYITAYEPIRSLNGKIIGMLYVGMLEAPYIDLRRRLVFTFLGIALLTAFLLSLMVHFMTGKIIFPLKRLVVATEEVARGDLSHRVKINSQDELGQLAESFNAMTAELQRADDRYQALTKTLEDKVRDKTQELRDAQDQLLRSEKLSSLGKMAAGIAHEINNPLTSILINSHLIAEKLTGEEKQKFEDNLKLIIDETTRSSAIVSGLLEFSRQTPPEKKPADVNEVIEETLVLLRSQVLAHNVEIDKELGENLPKITIDENKIKQVFTNVILNGLDAMPDGGTLFIASRLSPEKQCVIIMFRDTGCGIPATDLGKIFDPFFSTKGTKGTGLGLSVSYGIIEQHSGRIDVQSEVGNGTTLSICLPMSESRKV; encoded by the coding sequence TTGAGGGAAAAATTAACCATAAGCTTCGTTCTGGTGATCATAATCAACGGAATAGTCACTTCCTGGGTAGGAGTGCATCTAATGGGCGACGAGATCATCAGACGCGCACAGAATAACGTGAGAACCGACCTCAACTCCGCCAGAGAAGTATACCGCGAGAGACTGGGAGAAATCAGGGACGTCGTCAGGTTCACGGCAGTCCGGTCGTTCCTGAAGGACAGCCTCGTGGGCACAAATTGGGAACTAACCAAGACGGAGCTCGAGGCGATAAGAAAGAACGAATCCCTCGATGTCCTGACACTGGCAGACAAGGATGGAGTCGTGCTCCTCAGAGCACGGCACCCGGACAACCTCGGCGACAACCAGATGCATAACCCTATAGTTGCGGCGGCGCTCTCCACCCGGAAGGTCGTGGCCTCAACGGAGATCCTCTCCGTGCGACAACTGAGAGAGGAAGGCGACGACCTTGCAAAACAGGCTCGCGTGAGACTTGTCGCCACTCCAATGACCGAACCGACACAAGAACGCGTCGAGACTTCGGGCATGATGTTGGAGGCGGCCGCTCCCATTTTTGATGACGCGGGCGCTCTGCTGGGTGTGTTGTACGCGGGCAAGTTGCTCAATAAGAACTACGAGATCGTCGATAAGGTGAAGGACATGGTCTACAAGGGAGAGAAGTATAAGGGCAAAGACACGGGCACGGCCACGATCTTCCAGGGAGATCTTCGCATATCTACCAACGTCAGAAAGACTGCCGGCGAGAGAGCCATTGGAACGAGAGTGTCAAAGGAAGTGTATGATGAAGTAATAAAGAAAGGGGTTCCTTGGATAGGGCGCGCGTTTGTAGTAAACGGTTGGTACATAACGGCGTACGAGCCGATAAGAAGTCTCAACGGGAAGATAATCGGAATGCTCTATGTTGGCATGCTCGAGGCGCCTTACATCGATCTTAGACGCCGCCTCGTGTTCACTTTTCTCGGCATAGCACTGCTGACTGCCTTCCTTTTGTCGTTGATGGTTCACTTCATGACCGGCAAGATAATCTTCCCTCTCAAGCGGCTCGTTGTCGCCACCGAGGAAGTTGCAAGAGGCGACCTCTCGCACAGGGTCAAGATCAACTCACAGGACGAGCTCGGACAGTTGGCGGAATCCTTCAACGCCATGACGGCCGAGCTTCAGAGGGCGGACGACAGGTATCAGGCCCTGACCAAGACTCTGGAGGATAAGGTGCGGGACAAGACCCAGGAGCTGAGGGACGCTCAAGATCAGCTTCTCCGATCCGAAAAACTCTCTTCGCTCGGCAAGATGGCCGCGGGAATCGCGCACGAGATAAACAATCCCCTGACTTCCATACTCATCAATAGTCATCTCATCGCAGAGAAGCTCACGGGCGAGGAAAAGCAGAAGTTCGAAGACAATCTCAAGCTAATAATCGACGAGACCACCAGGTCCAGCGCAATCGTGAGCGGACTTCTGGAATTCTCGAGACAGACGCCACCGGAGAAGAAACCCGCGGACGTCAACGAGGTCATCGAGGAGACTCTGGTGCTTTTGAGGAGCCAGGTGCTTGCTCATAACGTCGAGATCGACAAGGAGTTGGGCGAGAACCTGCCCAAGATCACAATAGACGAAAACAAAATCAAACAGGTGTTCACCAACGTCATCTTGAACGGGTTGGATGCAATGCCCGACGGCGGGACTCTATTCATCGCTTCCCGGCTCTCTCCCGAAAAACAGTGTGTCATAATCATGTTCCGCGACACCGGTTGTGGCATTCCCGCAACGGATTTGGGTAAGATCTTCGATCCATTCTTTTCCACAAAGGGAACGAAGGGCACGGGATTGGGTCTTTCCGTGAGTTATGGAATAATAGAGCAGCACAGCGGGCGGATAGACGTGCAGAGCGAAGTCGGAAATGGAACGACACTCAGCATCTGTTTGCCCATGAGTGAATCAAGGAAGGTTTAG
- a CDS encoding GNAT family N-acetyltransferase, which produces MIHKRPAVLRGLVKLNTLCFIGYGFTDHSDFIISRDRDRVMRAFFGCIFENSHLWDEVLLTQIPDSSPNFELVKSEIQKGGYEVTTDVLIKCPYIEIEGDFEAYYNRLGKNLKHDVAKKSRRLTEQGLEPDFEVATRIDEKILEELRGLNRKRAEATGHRSFFLRKDRYNFVSELARVFNENQSWLLFLFRAKGNLIAYRLCFAYNNVVYDWNTSYDLDYSQYSLGKILLRPVLAYCFEKRYGVFDFMAGDEDYKLKWTEKVRTHYRIGVRRKNLKTRVVRLYSGLKSRVLQK; this is translated from the coding sequence ATGATACACAAACGGCCTGCGGTCCTCAGGGGACTCGTCAAGCTCAACACACTCTGCTTCATCGGTTACGGGTTCACGGATCACTCAGACTTCATAATCTCGAGGGATAGGGACCGCGTCATGAGGGCGTTCTTCGGCTGCATATTCGAAAACAGTCATCTCTGGGACGAGGTGTTGTTGACGCAGATCCCCGACTCTTCCCCGAATTTCGAACTGGTCAAGAGCGAGATCCAGAAGGGCGGGTATGAAGTCACGACAGACGTGTTGATCAAGTGTCCTTACATCGAGATAGAAGGAGATTTTGAGGCTTACTACAACAGACTCGGCAAGAACTTGAAGCACGACGTTGCAAAGAAATCAAGAAGGTTGACGGAGCAGGGACTCGAGCCGGACTTCGAAGTCGCCACAAGGATCGACGAGAAGATCCTGGAGGAATTGCGTGGGCTCAACCGGAAGCGCGCCGAGGCGACGGGGCACAGGTCATTCTTCCTCAGGAAGGACAGATACAATTTCGTGAGCGAACTTGCAAGAGTCTTCAACGAGAACCAGTCGTGGCTTCTTTTTCTTTTCAGGGCGAAGGGTAACCTCATCGCGTACCGGCTCTGTTTTGCGTACAACAACGTTGTCTATGACTGGAACACCTCCTACGACTTGGATTACTCTCAGTATTCTCTCGGCAAGATATTGCTCAGACCCGTCCTCGCCTACTGCTTTGAGAAGAGATATGGGGTCTTCGACTTCATGGCGGGGGACGAAGATTACAAACTCAAATGGACGGAAAAGGTGAGAACCCATTACCGAATCGGCGTGCGCAGAAAAAACCTCAAGACGCGAGTGGTGCGACTCTACTCCGGCCTGAAGAGCAGGGTGCTACAAAAGTAG
- a CDS encoding DMT family transporter, whose protein sequence is MGEFYALMTAVVWAAAVIYLKWSGETIPPFALNVFRVVVSTAALLLTLAVSGQEVLREAPLKDYLILFASGVIAIAISDTLFLMALNRVGAGIMAIVDCLYAPFVVLFAFFLLGEELGAWQFAGMALVITGALVAARHEPPAGTPAKQIVIGSLYGFLSMATVALGIVIAKPVLNDSPVLWATTMRQVGALVVLVPVALLVPGRAKIFSLFRPARNWKYSVPGTFLGSYFALIFWVAGMKYTSAGPAAILNQTSSIYVLILASVFLKEPFTSRKVIASVLAIAGIVMVTLG, encoded by the coding sequence GTGGGTGAATTCTACGCACTTATGACCGCGGTGGTGTGGGCCGCCGCGGTCATCTACTTAAAGTGGTCGGGAGAGACCATCCCGCCATTCGCGCTCAACGTATTCAGAGTGGTGGTCTCGACGGCGGCTCTTCTCCTGACGCTCGCGGTGTCGGGGCAGGAGGTGCTGCGCGAGGCACCTCTCAAGGACTATCTCATCCTCTTTGCGAGCGGGGTGATCGCAATCGCGATCTCCGACACGCTCTTTCTCATGGCTTTGAATCGGGTTGGGGCGGGGATCATGGCCATCGTAGATTGCCTGTACGCGCCCTTTGTAGTCCTGTTTGCCTTCTTTCTTCTCGGTGAAGAGCTCGGGGCGTGGCAGTTTGCGGGGATGGCGCTGGTCATCACCGGTGCGCTTGTCGCGGCCCGCCACGAGCCACCTGCAGGCACACCGGCTAAACAGATTGTGATTGGAAGTCTCTACGGATTTCTTTCGATGGCCACAGTTGCGCTCGGAATCGTCATCGCCAAACCGGTGCTGAACGACTCACCGGTTCTCTGGGCGACGACAATGCGACAAGTCGGCGCGCTCGTCGTGCTGGTTCCCGTCGCATTGCTGGTGCCGGGTCGCGCCAAGATATTTTCGTTGTTCCGGCCGGCGCGGAATTGGAAGTACTCGGTGCCGGGAACGTTCCTCGGCTCGTACTTCGCGCTCATATTTTGGGTCGCCGGGATGAAATACACGTCGGCGGGTCCTGCGGCGATCCTCAACCAGACCAGCTCCATCTACGTCCTCATTCTTGCCTCTGTTTTTCTTAAGGAACCCTTCACCTCGCGAAAAGTGATCGCCTCCGTGCTCGCAATAGCGGGAATCGTCATGGTAACGTTGGGGTAG
- a CDS encoding kinase/pyrophosphorylase, which yields MYRVFVVSDGTGGTAERALNAALTQFQGVNIEIEVRSAVRMEQQVRDAVEEAARVGGFIVHTLVSNDLRRVMLRAGRLHNVETIDLMGPLLSRLSHQLAVSPVEKPGLFQQLNEDYFRRIETMEFAFRHDDGQHIEDVPHAEIVIVGVSRTFKTPLSVYLAFKRWLVANVPIVLDIEPPPILSELPPGHVVGLTSNVDSLAVLRRVRLRYLGGVPTEYADQEYVRREVVYALRIFEKHNWPVIDVTGKPIEEIASEIVSLVRHTHAGDPAGGS from the coding sequence ATGTATCGTGTCTTTGTTGTGTCGGACGGTACCGGAGGGACGGCAGAACGCGCGCTGAATGCGGCCCTCACGCAGTTCCAGGGTGTGAACATAGAGATTGAGGTGCGCTCGGCCGTCAGGATGGAGCAGCAGGTACGTGATGCGGTGGAAGAAGCGGCGCGAGTCGGAGGTTTCATCGTACACACGCTGGTTTCGAACGATCTTCGAAGGGTGATGCTGCGCGCGGGGCGTCTGCACAACGTAGAAACAATCGACCTGATGGGTCCGTTGTTGTCGCGGCTGTCTCATCAACTCGCCGTCTCGCCGGTAGAGAAGCCGGGACTCTTTCAACAGTTGAACGAGGACTACTTCCGTCGCATCGAGACAATGGAGTTTGCGTTTCGGCATGACGACGGGCAACACATCGAGGACGTGCCGCACGCCGAGATAGTCATTGTGGGAGTGTCGCGGACTTTCAAGACTCCGCTCAGTGTCTATCTGGCGTTCAAGCGCTGGCTCGTCGCCAACGTACCAATCGTGCTTGATATAGAGCCGCCGCCCATCCTTTCCGAGTTGCCTCCCGGACACGTAGTGGGTCTCACTTCGAACGTGGATTCGCTTGCCGTATTGCGCCGCGTCCGACTCAGATACCTGGGTGGAGTCCCCACGGAATACGCCGACCAGGAATACGTACGTCGTGAAGTCGTATACGCGTTGAGAATTTTCGAGAAGCACAATTGGCCGGTCATTGACGTGACTGGAAAACCCATCGAGGAAATCGCCTCCGAGATTGTGTCTCTCGTGAGGCATACGCACGCAGGCGATCCTGCGGGGGGCAGCTAG